In a genomic window of Lycium ferocissimum isolate CSIRO_LF1 chromosome 9, AGI_CSIRO_Lferr_CH_V1, whole genome shotgun sequence:
- the LOC132031765 gene encoding uncharacterized protein LOC132031765 has product MTRSTPPPIDKIRNVNDEGLVDATNGTTGYTSMVDPNQASILIADFSSKLTLEAEKVTIATSGSSSGIWNLYTDGASNESGSELGLVLKVPSGEIVCHDIKCPKITKNEAEYEAVIAGLKLALEYGAESVKVHCDSQLVVNQVNGTFSIKEPRMQKYQTQISDLFAKFKDWGLEQIPRERNTEADGLAKLASAADPPEPESRSLIHLLHPISCKIEVRATGSTHDW; this is encoded by the exons ATGACAAGATCTACACCTCCACCCATTGACAAAATTAGGAACGTCAATGATGAAGGATTGGTTGATGCAACTAATGGAACAACAGGGTACACATCAATGGTGGATCCAAATCAAGCTTCAATCCTGATAG CAGACTTTAGTTCAAAATTAACTTTAGAGGCAGAAAAAGTAACCATCGCAACTTCAGGGTCATCGTCTGGAATATGGAACCTATACACGGATGGGGCATCTAATGAAAGTGGGTCGGAATTAGGCTTAGTACTTAAAGTACCTAGCGGAGAAATTGTCTGTCATGacattaaatgcccaaaaattACTAagaatgaagccgagtatgaggctgtTATTGCAGGTTTAAAACTAGCTTTGGAATATGGAGCAGAAAGCGTCAAGGTACATTGTGATTCGCAATTGGTGGTTAATCAAGTGAATGGAACTTTCAGTATAAAAGAACCACGAATGCAGAAATATCAAACGCAGATATCAGACCTCTTTGCAAAATTCAAAGACTGGGGACTGGAGCAGATTCCACGGGAAAGAAACACTGAGGCCGATGGCTTAGCGAAATTGGCATCAGCTGCTGATCCCCCGGAGCCAGAAAGTAGAAGTTTGATCCATTTGTTGCATCCCATTAGTTGCAAAATTGAAGTACGTGCAACGGGATCAACACATGATTGGTGA
- the LOC132031766 gene encoding uncharacterized protein LOC132031766 translates to MVAALDKLGNRVKRPGKMKLDPSKINPKHFCEFHKGHGHKTEDCHALGLTVAKLLEQGHLTELLSERGKQAYYQNREQGAPLSLPEPKRVVNFITAGVDSNITGGLDVNKVTYTSGVKFKRVTTRNEKRDRLALVKDCITFDEADADNMQFPHNDGLVITLRILDTDIKHVFVDQGSAANIINIRVIEEMKLTSKIIHKSIMLTRLNNSTERTLGEIILPVVAGGVELQTAF, encoded by the coding sequence ATGGTTGCAGCATTGGACAAATTGGGTAATAGAGTCAAACGGCCCGGAAAAATGAAATTAGATCCGAGTAAAATAAATCCGAAACATTTCTGTGAATTTCACAAAGGACATGGTCACAAAACCGAGGATTGTCATGCGTTGGGATTGACAGTCGCCAAACTCTTAGAGCAAGGGCATTTAACGGAGTTGCTTTCAGAGAGAGGCAAACAAGCGTATTATCAGAACAGGGAGCAAGGAGCACCGCTATCACTACCCGAGCCAAAGCGAGTAGTTAACTTTATTACAGCTGGTGTAGATTCCAACATCACAGGAGGGTTGGACGTCAATAAAGTCACTTACACTTCAGGCGTGAAGTTCAAAAGAGTGACAACCAGAAATGAAAAAAGGGATAGGCTGGCTCTCGTTAAGGATTGTATCACTTTCGATGAAGCCGACGCCGATAACATGCAATTTCCCCATAATGATGGGTTAGTAATTACTTTGCGCATCTTAGATACTGATATTAAACATGTTTTTGTTGATCAGGGAAGTGCTGCCAACATCATAAACATCAGGGTCATAGAAGAGATGAAATTGACGAGCAAAATAATTCATAAGTCCATCATGCTCACTAGGTTAAATAATTCAACAGAAAGAACTCTGGGTGAAATCATTTTGCCAGTAGTAGCAGGTGGAGTGGAATTACAAACTGCTTTTTAA